The Euphorbia lathyris chromosome 4, ddEupLath1.1, whole genome shotgun sequence genomic interval aggtaaaaagtGGGAGTTTTGATCTTTCAATGCTTTGTTTCCTCGCCAAATACTTCAGTGTTGCAAATTGGGCATACCTGATAACAGATATTAAGGGCAAGGCAGTATGAGATAAGAGAAATTTGAAACTCTATGCAGCCTTTCGTATTATATTGACTAACCTTGTTGATGCCAAGCCATTTGGTAATGCACCCGGAATGGTAAACATGCTCACAAGGCAGTTTCGTTTGCTTGTCCCCTCTTTTATACCTTGTCTGGCAAATTACACATCTGTTccacaaaattcaaaatttggaAACAAAGaatgaagatggagaatattCAAGCCCGAATTTTACCTCTCTTCAGCTTTTTTTCTTGAAAAGAAGCTTCTGAATTTGCATTTTGAGGTTGGAAGCAAATTAATAAGTTCTGGAGACAGACCTCTGCTCTGCGTTCCTACTGTCTCACCTAAGTCCAGTAATTCCTGTGCCACCAATAAGGAACACATATAGTATTTTATATCAAAACAACTAAACACATTTGAAGTTAGAGAAGCAAACCTCATAGGTCATGTTATCCAGATCAATATCATCTTGCCAAACAACCTGCAAAATTTGCAGAACAAAGCTGAAGATATAGTTAGTTTTTCTATTAGAAAAAGATATGCAAcaacatacatacatacatacgaGCAAGAGAGCTTCACCTGAGAGCTATCACTTGTTGTATGATTTGGAATACCTACAAAAGGAGAACAAAAGTCTAAACATGTAAATACAGTACAGATACaagaaaataatgaagaaactGCATACATCAGGTTATCCAAATAGGTAGGAACAGAGAAAATATATGACTCACGTTCCTCTGTCGATGTATCTGCAGTTGTTGGTTCTTCCACAGAAGGATATCCCCAGGTCCCCCTGCCAACATCCATACTCGGTAAATTATCATTTACCTCGTAAGGAGCATAATAAGAAGTACTTCCTGGACCAGAAAATCCATATTTATATGCATTCATGTTTGTCGACCAATATGCATTCTCCTGGTAGAGAGCAAAGAAATAAATCTTAAGATGAAAATTATTTGTAGACAAAACAAAAAAGGAATTCTTGAAAGGTATATCATTTGGAGCCTTCAAACTACTTCCAAAGCTGCAAAATCTTTTTATGGTTCCTTCACATATGCAATTTTATGTTTGGTGACATTAATTGGACAAACCAAAAGCATGAAAACCTAATAGGACATCTTTGTTATATGCAGGGTTATCTGGAATCAAACTCAATAATACCTGAATCTGATCATGAACTGATCCAGGATCAGCATAATGCAGAGGTACATGCGCAAGTCCCTCAAAAAAGTCCATGAAGCTTTCAGTTTCAGTGTAAGGAAAGCCTGCGTCCTCCATTTGTCTATGCCCACTCACTGTATATTATTACACTATTTTTTCTCCAGTTCAGAAAATACTAGTGCTGCAAGATCCACAAAAATAGCATCACTAATCACCTAAACAACATAATATTTCTCCTTCAATTTATCATGGTGAaacttttttttcaaatattggATATAATTGATTCAACAACATTGTACTGGATTAATTCTCAAATTCAGGCCAAAAGGCACAAGATTGGCATGGTAGGATATATCTAACACACTAAAATTCTCTTATTACAGCCATATGCATACAGAATGCAGGAAAGTAAGAGAAAAGTAAAGAAAGTTAGAAATTCCAAATGGAAAAATAATCTTCATTTTCCCCATCTAATCTTTGACATTAGTTTCCATTTTCCGCAGCTTTGTCAGAAACCAACTAACAGAAATTATGtcccttttttattttaacaaatCTGTACCTGTAACAGCTGAAAAAGCTCTTAAAGAAAATataatgaagaaaaacataaaCCCAAACGAGGAGCAAGTGCTAAAGAGTGAgctcgaaaaaaaaaaaaaaaagaacaccACGAAATTACAGCTTAATCTCCAAAAGTAATCaacagaaagagagagaaatagagAAATTGGCACTCACATTGATCGAAGAAACTGGAAATGGCGTTAATGGACAGAGTCGAAAAGGAAAAACGCCCAAAGGACTTATTGCTGAGAAATGGAAGGTAAAAGAGAGAAACGGACAATGAGAAGAAAGCtgaaagctttctctctctatctcctaCTTTCGTCTGTAGCCTTTTCGTTGAGACTTGAGAGAGAGATGGAAGAGAGTGAAAATGAAAGCGAAAGCGAAAGCGAAAGCATTCagcttttatttttgtttttgtttttataactTTTACTGTCTGGTTTTACCGTCTTTCTTTTTCACGGAAAAGTAATCTGGGCATTTTCTAAGTTCAGAGAACGCCATGTGCTGGCTTTGTTGCAAAACAACGACATCGTTTCAATTCTCATTTCACCCCTACCTATTATTTGGTAAATATGGCTTCCGATCAACGACATCGTTTCAATTCTCATTTCATCCCATTTAAACGAAGACTTAACAATATCGTTTTTCTATTAACATGCGTCGTTGCAGGGCCGTCTCCAGCATTTTGGAGGCCCTAGACAtattgtgtattttttttttcatatctaaatctaatactattttagaaataataaatagtaaatagtaaaatcaataaattattaactaCACAATTCAAGTCgtataataataacataaagctaaaaaattattattcttcttaCTTTTGTACGTGTAAAATCGAGtgttcttttatatatttaaaatcaagtttcttctcACCAGTCATGCAAGAAGCAAGGAGACGACAaagtattaatttctgaaaattaatcttggacggatgaactcgaacctaatcgcaagattctatggaaagaaagagaaaaatttatcttcgagattaaaaattggttgaatcgcgtatttattatgaattacaggcttaaatcact includes:
- the LOC136225760 gene encoding E3 ubiquitin-protein ligase BIG BROTHER — translated: MEDAGFPYTETESFMDFFEGLAHVPLHYADPGSVHDQIQENAYWSTNMNAYKYGFSGPGSTSYYAPYEVNDNLPSMDVGRGTWGYPSVEEPTTADTSTEERIPNHTTSDSSQVVWQDDIDLDNMTYEELLDLGETVGTQSRGLSPELINLLPTSKCKFRSFFSRKKAEERCVICQTRYKRGDKQTKLPCEHVYHSGCITKWLGINKVCPICNTEVFGEETKH